A single region of the Marinobacter nanhaiticus D15-8W genome encodes:
- the sdhC gene encoding succinate dehydrogenase, cytochrome b556 subunit gives MNSKRPVNLDLSKFHFPLPAITSILHRISGIIIFVGIAFLLYGLQLSLSGESGFNAVSNLLDSFLAKLIVWGILSALLYHLVAGIKHLIMDMGYGEELHSGRLAAKATVVISVILIVLAGVWVW, from the coding sequence GTGAATAGCAAACGACCAGTAAATCTCGATCTCAGCAAGTTCCATTTCCCATTGCCGGCGATCACCTCGATCCTGCACCGTATCAGTGGAATCATTATCTTTGTGGGTATTGCTTTCCTTCTTTACGGCCTGCAGCTGTCTCTTTCCGGAGAGAGTGGCTTCAATGCGGTAAGCAACCTGCTGGACAGCTTCCTGGCGAAGCTGATTGTATGGGGCATCCTTTCAGCCCTGCTTTATCATCTTGTCGCAGGTATCAAGCACCTGATCATGGACATGGGCTATGGCGAAGAGCTGCACTCCGGCCGGCTGGCAGCCAAGGCTACCGTTGTCATCTCTGTTATTCTGATCGTTCTCGCGGGGGTTTGGGTATGGTAA
- the sdhD gene encoding succinate dehydrogenase, hydrophobic membrane anchor protein, translating to MVRSVTNLGRSGVFDWMIQRVTAYVLALYTLFLLGFILFSDVDYASWAGLFNQSWFRIFSLMALLSIGAHAWVGLWTVTTDYIKATAPRFLVQAFCGAVMFVYTVWGIQILWGL from the coding sequence ATGGTAAGAAGCGTAACCAACCTTGGTCGCAGCGGTGTCTTCGACTGGATGATCCAGCGTGTCACAGCCTATGTGCTCGCTCTCTACACGCTGTTCCTTTTGGGCTTTATCCTGTTTTCAGATGTTGACTACGCCAGCTGGGCGGGTCTGTTCAACCAATCCTGGTTCCGCATTTTCAGCCTGATGGCGCTCCTGTCTATCGGTGCTCATGCGTGGGTTGGTCTCTGGACTGTTACGACGGACTACATCAAGGCTACGGCGCCGCGCTTCCTCGTGCAGGCGTTCTGTGGTGCGGTGATGTTCGTATATACCGTTTGGGGCATACAGATTCTCTGGGGGCTTTAA
- the sdhA gene encoding succinate dehydrogenase flavoprotein subunit, protein MSNIKTISYDAIVIGGGGSGMRAALQLTESGVNTACITKVFPTRSHTVSAQGGITCAIASADPNDDWRWHMYDTVKGSDYIGDQDAIEYMCSVGPQAVFELEHMGLPFSRTESGRIYQRPFGGQSKDYGKGGQAARTCAAADRTGHALLHTLYQANLKGGTTFLNEWYAVDLVKNTKNQVVGVIAIEIETGEVAYIKAKATVLATGGAGRIYASTTNALINTGDGIGMALRAGFPVQDMEMWQFHPTGIHGAGTLVTEGCRGEGGYLINSEGERFMERYAPNAKDLAGRDVVARSMVIEILEGRGVGPDKDHVLLKLDHLGEETLNLRLPGICELSRTFAHVDPVKEPIPVVPTCHYMMGGIPTNVGGQAITQDESGKDVFIDGLFACGEAACVSVHGANRLGGNSLLDLVVFGRAAGLHIEKQLREGAEAMEASEEDIKRAMARLERLNTTTEGESVAEVRKDLQNTMQLYFGVFRDGESMEKGLEKLDQIGERVRKTKLEDRSNAFNTARVEALELDNLYEVAYATAVSAIERKESRGAHARNDFTERDDENWLKHSLYFPLEKRVGKRDVNFAPKTVDKFEPKIRTY, encoded by the coding sequence ATGTCTAACATCAAGACCATTTCCTACGACGCAATCGTCATCGGCGGTGGCGGCTCCGGTATGCGCGCTGCGCTCCAGCTCACTGAGTCCGGCGTCAACACGGCCTGTATCACCAAGGTATTCCCGACTCGTTCGCATACTGTGTCCGCTCAGGGCGGTATCACCTGTGCGATCGCGAGCGCCGACCCCAATGACGACTGGCGTTGGCATATGTATGACACCGTTAAGGGTTCCGACTACATCGGTGACCAGGACGCCATTGAGTATATGTGCTCGGTAGGCCCTCAGGCGGTGTTCGAGCTGGAGCACATGGGGCTGCCGTTCTCACGTACCGAAAGCGGTCGTATCTACCAGCGTCCCTTCGGTGGTCAGTCCAAGGACTATGGTAAGGGTGGTCAGGCTGCCCGGACCTGTGCCGCGGCCGACCGTACCGGTCACGCTCTGCTGCACACGCTTTACCAGGCGAACCTGAAAGGCGGGACGACCTTCCTCAACGAGTGGTATGCCGTTGATCTGGTCAAGAACACCAAGAACCAGGTCGTTGGCGTAATCGCCATCGAAATCGAGACTGGCGAAGTTGCCTACATCAAGGCTAAGGCCACCGTTCTGGCGACAGGTGGTGCCGGTCGCATTTATGCTTCTACCACGAATGCGCTTATCAATACCGGTGATGGCATTGGTATGGCGCTGCGCGCTGGTTTCCCGGTGCAGGATATGGAAATGTGGCAATTCCATCCCACCGGTATCCACGGTGCCGGTACGCTGGTGACCGAAGGTTGTCGGGGTGAGGGTGGTTATCTGATCAACTCCGAGGGCGAGCGTTTCATGGAGCGCTACGCGCCTAACGCGAAGGATCTGGCCGGCCGTGACGTCGTTGCACGCTCCATGGTCATCGAGATCCTGGAAGGCCGTGGCGTTGGTCCGGACAAGGATCACGTGCTGCTCAAGCTGGATCACCTTGGCGAAGAGACGCTGAACCTGCGTCTGCCGGGCATCTGCGAACTATCTCGTACCTTCGCGCACGTCGATCCGGTCAAGGAACCGATCCCGGTCGTTCCCACCTGTCACTACATGATGGGCGGTATCCCGACCAACGTCGGCGGCCAGGCCATCACCCAGGATGAAAGCGGCAAAGACGTGTTCATCGATGGGCTGTTTGCCTGCGGCGAAGCGGCGTGTGTTTCCGTTCACGGGGCTAACCGACTGGGTGGAAACTCGTTGCTTGACCTGGTTGTCTTTGGTCGTGCGGCGGGTCTGCATATCGAAAAGCAGCTCCGCGAAGGCGCCGAAGCGATGGAGGCCTCCGAGGAAGATATCAAGCGGGCGATGGCACGCCTAGAACGCCTCAACACCACTACCGAGGGTGAGAGCGTTGCCGAGGTTCGCAAGGACCTGCAGAACACCATGCAGCTTTATTTCGGTGTGTTCCGGGATGGCGAGAGCATGGAGAAGGGGCTGGAAAAGCTGGATCAGATCGGCGAGCGTGTCCGCAAGACCAAGCTTGAAGATCGCAGCAATGCGTTCAACACGGCGCGTGTCGAGGCCCTGGAGCTGGATAACCTGTACGAAGTCGCTTATGCCACTGCGGTATCAGCCATCGAGCGCAAGGAAAGTCGCGGCGCCCATGCGCGGAACGATTTCACCGAACGTGATGATGAGAACTGGCTGAAGCACTCACTGTACTTCCCCCTGGAAAAGCGGGTGGGCAAGCGTGATGTCAACTTTGCGCCGAAGACAGTGGATAAGTTCGAACCGAAGATTCGGACGTACTAA
- a CDS encoding succinate dehydrogenase iron-sulfur subunit: protein MLVSVYRYNPETDNAPYMQDIDLDIPEGKDLMVLDVLALLKEKDPSLAYRRSCREGVCGSDGLNMNGKNGLGCITPLSEVVKKDKLVIRPLPGLPVIRDLVVDMSLFYQQYEKVQPYLINYDPDPAIERLQSPEDREKLDGLYECILCACCSTSCPSFWWNPDKFVGPAGLLQAYRFLADSRDQAQAERLSNLDDPFSVFRCRGIMNCVSVCPKGLNPTKAIGHIRNLLLQRAT from the coding sequence ATGTTGGTAAGCGTATATCGGTACAATCCCGAAACTGACAATGCACCTTACATGCAGGATATTGATCTGGATATTCCTGAAGGTAAGGATCTGATGGTGCTGGACGTGCTGGCTCTTCTCAAGGAGAAGGACCCGTCCCTGGCTTATCGTCGCTCCTGCCGTGAAGGTGTTTGTGGATCTGATGGCCTTAACATGAACGGTAAAAACGGCCTTGGCTGTATTACGCCGCTTTCTGAGGTTGTCAAAAAGGACAAGCTCGTCATTCGTCCGCTGCCGGGCCTTCCCGTAATTCGGGACCTGGTCGTCGATATGAGTCTGTTCTATCAGCAGTATGAAAAAGTGCAGCCTTACCTGATCAACTATGATCCGGACCCTGCGATCGAGCGCCTGCAGTCTCCGGAAGACCGGGAAAAGCTGGATGGCCTGTACGAGTGTATTCTCTGTGCATGCTGCTCCACTTCCTGTCCGTCTTTCTGGTGGAATCCCGACAAGTTCGTCGGTCCCGCCGGATTGCTGCAGGCCTATCGTTTCCTGGCTGATAGCCGGGATCAGGCCCAGGCCGAGCGTCTATCCAATCTTGATGATCCATTTAGCGTTTTCCGCTGCCGCGGCATCATGAACTGTGTAAGCGTTTGCCCGAAAGGCTTGAATCCCACCAAGGCGATCGGCCATATTCGGAACCTGTTGTTGCAGCGGGCCACCTGA
- a CDS encoding 2-oxoglutarate dehydrogenase E1 component: protein MHESIMEQLWQTSHLQGGNLAYVEELFETYLTDPNAIPEEWRNYFDKLPRVDGSSGRDVSHTAIREQFEHISRNQRRLAVGGVPASATSDADRKQIRVLQLINAYRFRGHQRASLDPLGVWNRPEVEDLNVGFHELSEADLDLEFQTGSLSFGAETMKLRDIVEGLKQTYCSSIGAEYMHVVDTRIKRWFQQRMEPVRSRPEYEAKTRRHILERLTAAEGLEKYLGSRYPGVKRFGLEGGESLIPCVDELIQRAGSYGAKEIVIGMAHRGRLNVLVNTLGKNPRELFDEFEGKKLADAGSGDVKYHQGFSSNVMTEGGEVHLALAFNPSHLEIVSPVVEGSVRARQTRREDKDGSQVVPIIMHGDAAFAGQGVVMETFQMSQTRGYGVGGTIHIVINNQVGFTTSKQEDARSTEYCTDVAKMVQAPILHVNGDDPEAVMFATQMAMDYRNEFKRDVVIDLVCYRRRGHNEADEPSSTQPVMYEKIRKLKTVRDLYAQQLLEAGVIGEDEAKAMELEYRDALDKGDHVVKALVKEPNKALYVDWQPYLGHEWTAKCKTSVALKTLQRLGKKMGQLPEGFAVQRQVSKIVDDRNKMTQGALPINWGYGEVMAYATLINEGHPIRITGQDVGRGTFSHRHAVLHNQKDGATYIPLQDISEKQPLFEIYDSLLSEEAVMAFEYGYSTTTPDALIVWEAQFGDFANGAQVVIDQFLTSGEHKWGRLCGLTLLLPHGYEGQGPEHSSARLERFLQMCAEHNIQVCVPTTPAQVFHMLRRQVKRPLRKPLVAITPKSLLRHKEATSGLDDLTNGTFQTVLPEKEPTDPKKARRLILCSGKVYFDLLEKKKADERDDVVIVRLEQLYPFPADDLDEVLKPYPKLTHAVWCQEEPMNQGAWYSSQHHMRQALHRHNPKLYLQYAGRAPSAAPACGHLSVHIEEQKKLVNDAFDV from the coding sequence ATGCATGAAAGCATCATGGAGCAGTTATGGCAGACATCCCACCTGCAGGGGGGGAATCTGGCCTATGTTGAAGAGCTTTTCGAAACCTACCTGACCGACCCCAACGCTATTCCTGAGGAATGGCGGAATTATTTCGACAAACTGCCCCGTGTTGACGGTTCCTCGGGCAGGGACGTATCCCACACCGCAATCCGCGAACAGTTTGAGCATATTTCCCGTAACCAGCGTCGTCTGGCTGTCGGCGGTGTCCCTGCATCAGCGACTTCCGATGCGGATCGCAAGCAGATCCGTGTTCTCCAGCTCATCAACGCCTACCGGTTTCGTGGCCACCAGCGTGCCAGCCTGGATCCGTTGGGCGTCTGGAATCGTCCGGAAGTCGAAGACCTGAATGTTGGTTTCCACGAGTTGAGCGAAGCGGACCTGGATCTCGAATTCCAGACCGGTTCCCTCAGCTTTGGCGCCGAGACCATGAAGCTGCGCGATATCGTCGAAGGTCTGAAGCAGACCTATTGCAGCAGCATCGGCGCGGAATATATGCACGTCGTTGATACCCGCATCAAGCGCTGGTTCCAGCAACGTATGGAGCCGGTCCGTTCGCGCCCTGAATACGAAGCCAAGACCCGCCGCCATATCCTCGAGCGTCTCACCGCAGCCGAAGGCCTGGAAAAATACCTGGGTTCACGTTACCCGGGTGTGAAACGTTTTGGTCTTGAAGGTGGTGAGAGCCTGATCCCATGCGTCGACGAATTGATCCAGCGTGCCGGCAGCTACGGCGCGAAGGAAATCGTTATCGGCATGGCGCACCGCGGTCGCCTGAACGTTCTGGTCAACACCCTGGGCAAAAACCCCCGGGAGCTGTTCGACGAATTCGAAGGCAAGAAGCTGGCTGATGCTGGCTCCGGCGACGTGAAATACCACCAGGGCTTCTCTTCCAACGTGATGACCGAAGGTGGAGAAGTGCATCTGGCACTGGCGTTCAACCCGTCTCACCTGGAAATCGTCTCACCGGTGGTCGAGGGCTCCGTTCGCGCGCGCCAGACCCGTCGTGAAGACAAGGATGGCAGCCAGGTTGTACCGATCATCATGCATGGTGACGCAGCCTTCGCCGGCCAGGGCGTAGTGATGGAAACCTTCCAGATGTCCCAGACCCGGGGCTATGGCGTGGGTGGTACGATCCATATCGTCATCAACAACCAGGTTGGTTTTACTACTAGCAAGCAGGAAGACGCGCGTTCCACAGAGTACTGCACGGATGTCGCTAAAATGGTCCAGGCGCCGATCCTGCATGTGAACGGTGACGATCCTGAAGCCGTTATGTTCGCCACCCAGATGGCCATGGACTACCGTAACGAATTCAAGCGCGACGTGGTTATCGACCTGGTCTGCTACCGTCGCCGTGGTCATAACGAGGCAGACGAGCCTTCATCGACGCAGCCGGTAATGTACGAGAAGATCCGCAAGCTTAAGACAGTACGCGATCTGTATGCTCAACAGTTACTCGAGGCCGGCGTCATCGGCGAAGACGAAGCCAAGGCCATGGAACTGGAATATCGCGATGCGCTCGATAAGGGTGACCATGTGGTCAAGGCGCTGGTTAAGGAGCCCAACAAGGCACTCTACGTTGACTGGCAACCATATCTCGGTCATGAGTGGACCGCCAAGTGCAAGACCAGCGTTGCGCTAAAAACGCTTCAGCGCCTGGGCAAGAAGATGGGGCAACTACCCGAAGGCTTTGCCGTTCAGCGCCAGGTGTCCAAAATCGTCGACGATCGTAACAAGATGACCCAGGGGGCGCTGCCGATTAACTGGGGCTACGGCGAGGTAATGGCGTACGCGACGTTGATCAACGAAGGCCATCCGATCCGGATCACGGGCCAGGACGTGGGGCGCGGTACGTTCTCCCACCGTCACGCAGTGCTGCACAACCAGAAGGATGGAGCCACCTATATCCCGCTCCAGGATATCTCCGAAAAGCAGCCACTTTTCGAAATCTATGATTCACTGCTTTCGGAAGAAGCGGTCATGGCGTTCGAATACGGCTATTCAACTACCACACCGGATGCGTTGATTGTCTGGGAGGCCCAGTTCGGTGACTTCGCCAACGGTGCCCAGGTGGTTATCGATCAGTTCCTGACCAGTGGTGAGCATAAATGGGGGCGTCTGTGTGGACTGACTCTGTTGCTGCCACACGGCTATGAAGGGCAGGGGCCGGAGCATAGTTCGGCTCGCCTGGAACGCTTCCTGCAAATGTGTGCAGAGCACAACATCCAGGTTTGCGTGCCCACGACACCCGCCCAGGTTTTCCACATGCTGCGTCGTCAGGTGAAGCGGCCACTGCGTAAACCGCTGGTTGCGATTACACCGAAGAGCCTGCTGCGTCATAAGGAAGCGACTTCCGGACTGGACGACTTGACCAATGGCACCTTCCAGACGGTATTGCCGGAGAAGGAGCCAACCGATCCCAAGAAAGCCCGTCGCCTGATTCTCTGTAGCGGCAAGGTCTATTTCGATCTGCTTGAGAAAAAGAAAGCCGACGAACGGGACGATGTGGTTATCGTTCGCCTGGAACAGCTGTATCCGTTCCCGGCTGATGATCTGGACGAGGTGCTCAAGCCTTACCCCAAACTGACTCATGCGGTTTGGTGTCAGGAAGAGCCGATGAACCAGGGCGCCTGGTACTCAAGCCAGCACCACATGCGCCAGGCACTCCATCGCCACAATCCCAAGCTGTATCTGCAGTATGCCGGCCGTGCCCCCTCCGCTGCGCCTGCGTGCGGGCATTTGTCGGTACACATTGAAGAGCAGAAGAAACTGGTCAACGACGCGTTCGATGTCTGA
- the odhB gene encoding 2-oxoglutarate dehydrogenase complex dihydrolipoyllysine-residue succinyltransferase, which produces MSTEIKAPIFPESVAEGTVATWHKKPGEACERDELIVDIETDKVVLEVVAPADGVIEEIIKDEGDTVESGEVVGKFKEGAAASGGSAKTSSEDSQEEQKGGPAGSESKSEASNEKSSGGEAILSPAARKLADENDVDPNAVQGTGKDGRVTKEDVQKHIESGGKKADEAPSVSSAPATSEVPTADISAGERAEKRVPMTRLRASIAKRLVSAQQNAAMLTTFNEVNMKPVMELRKQYKDSFEKRHGIKLGFMSFFAKAATEALKRFPAVNASIDGNDMVYHGYQDIGVAVSTDRGLVVPVVRDVDGLGLADIEKKIVEYGTKAKNGKLGIEEMTGGTFTITNGGIFGSLISTPILNPPQTAILGMHKIQERPMAVNGQVEILPMMYLALSYDHRMIDGKEAVQFLVAIKEMIEDPTRILLDV; this is translated from the coding sequence ATGTCAACTGAAATTAAAGCTCCAATATTTCCAGAATCCGTCGCCGAAGGTACTGTCGCGACCTGGCACAAAAAGCCGGGCGAGGCCTGTGAGCGTGACGAACTGATTGTCGATATCGAAACCGACAAGGTCGTCCTTGAAGTCGTTGCTCCTGCTGACGGGGTGATTGAGGAGATCATCAAGGATGAGGGCGACACCGTCGAAAGTGGTGAAGTCGTCGGTAAGTTCAAGGAAGGCGCCGCCGCATCGGGTGGTTCTGCCAAGACCTCTTCTGAAGACTCCCAGGAAGAGCAGAAGGGCGGGCCAGCAGGTAGCGAGTCCAAATCTGAGGCAAGCAATGAAAAGAGCTCCGGTGGCGAGGCGATCCTGAGCCCGGCGGCGCGCAAGCTGGCTGATGAGAACGACGTCGATCCAAACGCCGTTCAGGGTACCGGCAAAGACGGCCGTGTGACCAAGGAAGACGTCCAGAAGCATATCGAGTCCGGTGGCAAGAAGGCAGACGAAGCCCCTTCAGTCTCCTCTGCACCAGCTACATCTGAAGTGCCGACCGCGGACATCAGTGCTGGCGAACGTGCCGAGAAACGCGTACCGATGACGCGCCTGCGTGCGAGTATTGCCAAACGCCTGGTCAGCGCTCAACAAAACGCTGCCATGCTGACGACCTTCAACGAAGTCAACATGAAGCCGGTCATGGAGCTGCGCAAGCAGTACAAGGATAGCTTCGAGAAGCGTCACGGTATCAAGTTGGGCTTCATGTCCTTCTTTGCCAAGGCCGCTACCGAAGCGCTTAAGCGTTTCCCGGCGGTCAACGCCTCTATCGACGGCAACGACATGGTGTACCACGGTTACCAGGATATCGGTGTCGCCGTATCGACCGATCGTGGACTGGTCGTCCCCGTGGTGCGTGACGTCGATGGTCTGGGCCTGGCCGACATCGAGAAGAAGATCGTCGAGTATGGTACCAAGGCCAAGAACGGTAAGCTGGGCATTGAAGAAATGACCGGTGGCACCTTCACGATTACCAATGGCGGTATTTTCGGCTCGCTGATCTCCACGCCGATCCTTAACCCGCCGCAGACCGCGATCCTGGGCATGCACAAGATCCAGGAACGTCCCATGGCCGTCAACGGCCAGGTCGAGATCCTGCCGATGATGTATCTGGCGCTGTCATACGACCACCGCATGATCGATGGCAAGGAAGCTGTTCAGTTCCTCGTCGCGATCAAGGAAATGATTGAAGACCCGACACGCATCCTGCTGGATGTCTGA
- the lpdA gene encoding dihydrolipoyl dehydrogenase produces the protein MSDKYDVIVIGAGPGGYVAAIKGAQLGLKVACVENWTSKDGKQQVLGGTCLNVGCIPSKALLEISHKYEEANHHFAEQGIEVKDASINIGKMMERKENIVKQLTGGIAQLFKANGVTPIHGRGRVLANRQVEVTDNDGKTKTYEADNVIIATGSNPIEIPPAPLTEGYIVDSEGALEFDKVPKRLGVIGAGIIGLELGSVWARLGAEVTMLEALDTFLPAVDQQCAKEALKQFKKQGLDIKLKARVTGTSVKRNLVNVTYEDAKGEQEQKFDKLIVCVGRRPNTDNLLAADSGVNLDERGFIFVDDNCQTDAPGVWAIGDVVRGPMLAHKASEEGIMVLERIAGHKPQVNYDAIPNVIYTHPEVAWVGKTEEQLKAEGEAYKVGTFPFAANGRAMAANSAMGLVKIIADEKTDRILGFHVTGPQASEIVAQGVIAMEFGSSAEDLALTCFAHPTLSESVHEAALAAGSGAIHVANKRKKK, from the coding sequence ATGTCTGATAAGTACGACGTCATCGTCATCGGTGCGGGCCCGGGCGGCTACGTAGCAGCCATCAAGGGTGCTCAACTGGGCTTGAAGGTTGCGTGTGTTGAAAACTGGACCTCCAAGGACGGTAAGCAGCAGGTGCTTGGCGGTACCTGTCTGAATGTGGGTTGTATTCCGTCCAAGGCCCTTCTGGAAATTTCCCACAAATACGAAGAAGCCAACCATCACTTTGCCGAGCAGGGCATCGAGGTGAAAGACGCCTCCATCAACATCGGCAAGATGATGGAGCGTAAGGAAAACATTGTTAAGCAGTTGACCGGCGGGATCGCCCAGCTGTTCAAGGCCAACGGCGTCACCCCGATCCACGGACGTGGCCGCGTGCTCGCCAATCGTCAGGTAGAGGTCACCGATAATGACGGCAAGACCAAGACCTACGAAGCCGACAATGTGATTATCGCCACCGGCTCCAACCCGATCGAGATTCCGCCAGCGCCTCTGACTGAAGGCTACATCGTCGATTCGGAGGGTGCCCTCGAGTTCGACAAGGTGCCCAAGCGCCTGGGCGTAATCGGCGCCGGCATCATCGGTCTTGAGCTCGGTAGTGTCTGGGCACGTCTGGGTGCGGAAGTGACCATGCTGGAAGCGCTCGACACCTTCCTGCCAGCGGTTGACCAGCAGTGTGCCAAGGAAGCACTCAAGCAATTCAAGAAACAGGGTCTGGACATCAAGCTGAAGGCGCGTGTAACCGGTACCTCCGTCAAGCGTAACCTGGTGAACGTGACCTACGAAGACGCCAAGGGCGAGCAGGAGCAGAAGTTCGACAAGCTTATTGTTTGTGTCGGCCGTCGTCCGAACACTGACAACCTCCTGGCTGCGGACAGTGGCGTTAACCTGGATGAGCGCGGTTTCATCTTCGTCGATGACAATTGCCAGACCGACGCGCCGGGCGTATGGGCGATCGGTGACGTGGTACGTGGCCCGATGCTTGCCCACAAGGCGTCCGAGGAAGGCATCATGGTCTTGGAGCGTATCGCCGGTCACAAGCCGCAGGTGAACTACGACGCGATCCCGAACGTGATCTATACCCACCCGGAAGTCGCCTGGGTTGGCAAGACCGAAGAGCAGCTCAAGGCTGAAGGCGAAGCCTATAAGGTAGGTACTTTCCCGTTTGCGGCCAACGGCCGTGCAATGGCAGCCAATTCAGCCATGGGTCTGGTCAAGATCATTGCTGATGAAAAGACCGACCGTATTCTCGGTTTCCATGTCACCGGACCCCAAGCGTCTGAAATTGTCGCCCAGGGCGTGATTGCCATGGAATTCGGTTCCAGTGCCGAAGATCTGGCGCTGACCTGCTTCGCACATCCGACCCTTTCCGAGTCGGTCCACGAAGCAGCTCTTGCAGCAGGCAGCGGCGCGATCCACGTCGCCAACAAGCGCAAGAAAAAATAA
- the sucC gene encoding ADP-forming succinate--CoA ligase subunit beta — translation MNLHEYQGKQLFAEYGLPVSKGVACDTPQDAVAAAAEIGGDRWVVKAQVHAGGRGKAGGVKLVSSKDEIREFAEYWLGRNLVTYQTDEKGQPVSKILVEDLTDIDQELYLGAVVDRGTRRIVFMASTEGGVEIEKVAEETPEKILKAEIDPLVGAQPYQARELAFKLGLKGDQIKQFTKIFLGLAKLFEDKDLALLEINPLVITEQGNLHCLDAKINVDGNALYRQPKIREMHDPSQEDQREADAAKWELNYVALEGNIGCMVNGAGLAMGTMDIVKLNGGQPANFLDVGGGATKERVTEAFKIILSDSAVKAVLVNIFGGIVRCDMIAEGIIGAVKEVGVKVPVVVRLEGNNAELGSKVLADSGLNIIAATSLTDAAQQVVKAAGGK, via the coding sequence ATGAATTTGCACGAATATCAGGGCAAGCAGCTATTCGCTGAATACGGCCTGCCGGTTTCCAAGGGCGTAGCCTGCGACACCCCGCAGGACGCAGTTGCTGCAGCTGCTGAAATCGGCGGCGACCGCTGGGTCGTCAAGGCACAGGTTCATGCCGGTGGCCGTGGTAAGGCCGGTGGCGTCAAGCTCGTCAGCAGTAAAGACGAGATCCGTGAATTCGCGGAGTATTGGCTGGGCCGCAACCTTGTGACCTACCAGACCGACGAGAAGGGCCAGCCGGTCAGCAAGATCCTGGTTGAGGATCTGACGGATATCGACCAGGAGCTCTACCTGGGCGCGGTTGTCGACCGTGGTACCCGTCGTATCGTATTCATGGCGTCGACGGAAGGCGGCGTTGAGATCGAGAAAGTTGCCGAGGAAACGCCGGAAAAGATCCTCAAGGCGGAAATCGATCCGCTGGTAGGTGCACAGCCATACCAGGCACGTGAACTTGCGTTCAAACTGGGGCTGAAAGGCGACCAGATCAAGCAGTTCACCAAGATCTTCCTGGGACTTGCCAAGCTGTTCGAAGACAAGGACCTGGCGCTGCTGGAAATCAACCCGTTGGTCATCACCGAACAGGGCAACCTGCATTGCCTGGATGCGAAGATCAATGTTGATGGCAATGCCCTGTACCGCCAGCCGAAGATCCGCGAAATGCACGACCCTTCCCAGGAAGACCAGCGTGAAGCAGACGCTGCCAAGTGGGAACTGAACTACGTGGCTCTCGAAGGCAACATCGGCTGCATGGTCAACGGTGCTGGCCTGGCGATGGGGACCATGGATATCGTCAAGCTCAACGGCGGCCAGCCGGCCAACTTCCTCGACGTGGGCGGCGGTGCGACCAAAGAGCGCGTCACCGAAGCATTCAAGATCATCCTGTCAGACAGCGCCGTGAAGGCGGTCCTGGTGAACATCTTCGGCGGTATCGTCCGTTGCGACATGATCGCTGAAGGCATCATCGGTGCCGTTAAGGAAGTTGGCGTTAAAGTGCCTGTCGTGGTGCGCCTGGAAGGCAATAATGCCGAACTGGGTTCCAAAGTGCTGGCAGACAGCGGCCTGAACATTATCGCGGCCACCAGTCTGACTGACGCTGCACAGCAAGTCGTTAAAGCCGCGGGAGGTAAGTAA